A single Endozoicomonas sp. NE40 DNA region contains:
- the nusA gene encoding transcription termination factor NusA — translation MSKEILLVVESVSNEKGVSPEVIFEAMEIALATATKKRYETEVDIRVAIDRKTGEYDTFRRWTIVADEDFEFPGMHFTLDEGKEKDESLEIGGVWEEQVESVGFGRIAAQTAKQVIVQKVREAERAQMVDAYRDRLGELINGTVKKTTRDSIIIDLGNNAEAVLRKDQVLPRENFRVGAHVRALLHEISTEGRGPQLMMSRSAPQMLIELFRIEVPEIAEEVIEIKGAARDPGSRAKIAVKTNDGRIDPVGACVGMRGARVQAVSGELGNERIDIVLFDDNPVQYVINAMQPAEVASIIVDEESRTMDIAVSEDNLAQAIGRGGQNVRLASELTGWNLNVMTEADAAAKQEQEAGRIKQNFIDLLDIDEELAELLVTEGFTTMEELAYVPLEEMTAIEGLDEDIVEEVRKRAKDKLLTQAIAREEKLDGVQPAEDLLNMDGMEEDLAFELASRGVVTMEDLAEQSIDDLLDIEGMDEKRAGDLIMTARAPWFEEAGN, via the coding sequence ATGAGTAAAGAAATTCTGTTGGTCGTAGAGTCCGTTTCCAATGAGAAAGGAGTCTCCCCCGAAGTGATCTTCGAGGCGATGGAGATCGCATTGGCAACCGCGACTAAAAAGCGTTACGAAACTGAAGTCGATATCCGTGTCGCGATTGATCGTAAAACCGGGGAATACGACACATTCCGCCGCTGGACAATCGTAGCTGACGAAGACTTCGAGTTTCCGGGAATGCACTTTACCCTGGACGAGGGTAAGGAAAAGGATGAATCCCTGGAGATTGGTGGTGTCTGGGAAGAGCAGGTTGAATCCGTAGGATTTGGCCGGATTGCAGCCCAGACCGCTAAACAGGTGATTGTACAAAAGGTACGTGAGGCTGAGCGTGCTCAGATGGTGGATGCTTACCGCGATCGTCTGGGTGAGCTGATCAACGGTACCGTTAAGAAAACTACCCGTGACAGTATCATTATTGATCTGGGTAATAACGCCGAAGCGGTTCTGCGCAAGGACCAGGTTCTGCCGCGTGAGAACTTCCGTGTAGGTGCTCACGTACGCGCCCTGCTGCACGAAATTTCTACTGAAGGTCGTGGCCCTCAGTTGATGATGTCCCGCAGTGCGCCGCAAATGCTGATCGAACTGTTCCGCATTGAAGTGCCTGAAATCGCTGAAGAAGTGATTGAAATCAAGGGCGCTGCACGTGACCCGGGCTCCCGTGCCAAGATCGCCGTTAAGACGAACGACGGTCGCATTGATCCGGTGGGTGCCTGTGTGGGTATGCGTGGTGCGCGTGTGCAGGCGGTTTCCGGTGAGCTGGGCAATGAGCGCATTGATATCGTGCTCTTTGATGACAACCCGGTGCAATATGTTATCAACGCGATGCAACCTGCTGAGGTGGCATCCATTATCGTTGACGAAGAATCCAGAACCATGGATATCGCTGTCAGCGAAGACAATCTGGCCCAGGCGATTGGTCGCGGTGGTCAGAATGTTCGTCTGGCCAGTGAACTGACTGGCTGGAACCTGAATGTAATGACTGAAGCCGACGCTGCTGCCAAACAGGAACAGGAAGCGGGTCGGATCAAACAGAATTTTATTGACCTGCTCGACATTGATGAAGAGTTAGCAGAACTCCTGGTGACAGAAGGCTTTACCACCATGGAAGAGCTGGCTTACGTACCTCTGGAAGAGATGACTGCCATCGAGGGTCTCGATGAAGACATCGTGGAAGAAGTGCGTAAACGTGCCAAGGATAAACTGCTGACTCAGGCCATAGCCCGGGAAGAGAAACTCGACGGCGTTCAGCCGGCTGAAGATCTGCTTAACATGGATGGCATGGAAGAGGATCTGGCTTTTGAACTGGCCAGCCGGGGTGTTGTGACAATGGAAGACCTGGCGGAACAATCCATCGACGACCTGCTTGATATTGAAGGCATGGACGAGAAACGGGCCGGTGACCTGATTATGACGGCACGTGCACCCTGGTTTGAGGAAGCTGGCAACTGA
- the rbfA gene encoding 30S ribosome-binding factor RbfA, translating to MAKEYSRTQRVADQIQRELAQLIQQEMKDPRLGMVTVSGVDVTRDLAFADVFVSFLGVDDQKQIDESLEVLKRASGFLRSQLARAIKLRFTPQLRFRYDASMRRGAFLSDLIEKARSQDSDYEGPLSDKAGREESESKE from the coding sequence ATGGCAAAAGAATACAGTCGAACCCAGCGGGTCGCTGACCAGATTCAACGTGAACTGGCGCAGCTGATTCAGCAGGAAATGAAAGACCCGCGACTGGGTATGGTAACGGTCAGCGGTGTGGACGTGACTCGCGACCTGGCATTTGCTGATGTGTTCGTCTCTTTTCTGGGCGTGGATGACCAGAAACAGATTGACGAGTCTCTGGAAGTGCTGAAGCGTGCTTCCGGTTTTCTGCGCAGCCAGTTGGCACGCGCCATCAAGCTGCGTTTTACTCCGCAACTGCGTTTCCGCTACGACGCCAGTATGCGACGTGGTGCCTTCCTGAGCGACCTGATTGAAAAGGCTCGTTCTCAGGACAGTGATTATGAAGGTCCCTTGAGTGATAAAGCGGGCCGTGAAGAGTCTGAGTCCAAGGAGTAA
- the rimP gene encoding ribosome maturation factor RimP, with amino-acid sequence MAGKQSQLEALIGPVVESLDYQLWGIEFKSQGRNSVLRIFIDTLPGREGGISLDDCTKVSRQVSGVLDVEDPIAEEYTLEVSSPGVDRPLFTLEQYQLWAGAEVNIRLRVPFEGRRKYRGIVKGVEDQDVVVIVDDHELLFPIESIDKAQVIPRFD; translated from the coding sequence GTGGCAGGTAAGCAGTCGCAATTGGAGGCGTTGATCGGGCCGGTGGTTGAATCGCTCGATTACCAGCTCTGGGGTATAGAGTTTAAATCCCAGGGACGTAACTCCGTTTTAAGAATTTTTATTGATACCCTCCCCGGCAGGGAAGGTGGTATCAGTCTGGATGACTGCACTAAGGTCAGTCGCCAGGTTAGTGGGGTTCTCGATGTAGAAGACCCGATTGCAGAGGAATATACCCTGGAAGTATCTTCACCGGGGGTTGACCGCCCGCTGTTTACGCTGGAGCAGTATCAGCTTTGGGCAGGCGCCGAGGTGAATATCCGTCTGCGCGTTCCTTTTGAAGGGCGTCGCAAATACCGGGGCATTGTAAAGGGTGTTGAGGATCAGGATGTGGTGGTGATCGTTGATGATCATGAACTACTGTTCCCCATCGAGAGCATTGATAAGGCTCAGGTGATACCAAGGTTCGACTGA
- the infB gene encoding translation initiation factor IF-2: protein MKDAGLKHTQSSQSVSDAEKQQLLAHLKATHGDHTGGAEPTKITLKRKTVSQMKVAGGSAGKNKVVNVEVRKKRTYVKREEEEKKDEGRGQRREGDSRGPRREGDSRGPRREGDSRGPRREGDSRGPRREGDSRGPRREGDSRGPRREGDSRGPRREGDSRGPRREGDNRGPRREGDNRGPRREGDNRGPRGPSAPRFDPAAAPPPPPSDDNKRSRSRKGKDRRDNERDDRRDGDRRGRGGRGGRDDRRGGRRQHRTVAPESMAAHGFTKPTAPVVREVSIPETITVAELAQKMAVKAADVIKAMFKMGSMVTINQVIDQDTASIVVEEMGHSYKLTKADDIEDTLVEDQVDGQSGFEEKPRAPVVTVMGHVDHGKTSLLDYIRKSRVQAGEAGGITQHIGAYHVDTPRGMVSFLDTPGHAAFTQMRARGAKATDIVILVVAADDGVMPQTEEAVQHAKAAGVPLVVAVNKMDKEGADPDRVKNELSAMEVIPEEWGGDTQFMHVSALTGQGIDELLEAVVLQAEVLELTAPDEGPAKGVVVESRLDKGRGPVATVLVQGGELNQGDNILVGQQYGRVRAMLDENGKPIKVAGPSIPVEILGLDGTPEAGDEMLVVKDERKAREIALFRQGKFREVRLARQQASKLENIFNSMGSEEKKTLNIVLKADVRGSLEALTSSLEEQGNEEVQVKVISGGVGGITETDANLALASNAVIVGFNVRADASARKVIEAEELDLRYYSVIYDIIEDVKKALGGMLGSDTREQIVGTAEVRDVFRSPKFGAVAGCMVIEGTVYRNDRIRVLRDNVVIFEGELESLRRFKDDVQDVREGMECGIAVKSYNDVKPGDKIEVYKTIEVQRTL, encoded by the coding sequence ATGAAGGATGCCGGGCTGAAGCACACCCAGTCTTCCCAGTCTGTTTCCGATGCTGAAAAACAGCAGCTGCTGGCGCACCTGAAGGCGACTCACGGTGATCACACGGGCGGTGCAGAACCGACCAAGATTACTCTGAAGCGCAAAACTGTCAGCCAGATGAAAGTGGCTGGCGGTTCCGCAGGCAAAAACAAAGTGGTTAACGTAGAAGTTCGTAAGAAGCGTACTTACGTTAAGCGCGAAGAAGAAGAGAAAAAAGACGAAGGTCGTGGCCAGCGTCGTGAAGGCGACAGTCGTGGTCCACGTCGTGAAGGCGACAGTCGTGGTCCGCGTCGTGAAGGCGACAGCCGTGGTCCACGTCGTGAAGGCGACAGTCGTGGTCCACGTCGTGAAGGCGATAGCCGTGGTCCACGTCGTGAAGGCGACAGTCGTGGTCCACGTCGTGAAGGCGACAGTCGTGGTCCACGTCGTGAAGGCGACAGCCGTGGCCCACGTCGTGAAGGCGACAACCGTGGTCCACGTCGTGAAGGCGACAACCGTGGTCCACGTCGTGAAGGCGACAACCGTGGCCCACGTGGTCCATCTGCGCCTCGCTTCGATCCGGCTGCTGCGCCACCACCGCCACCGAGCGATGACAACAAGCGCAGCCGCAGCCGTAAAGGCAAAGATCGTCGCGATAATGAGCGTGATGATCGTCGTGATGGTGATCGTCGCGGTCGTGGTGGTCGCGGTGGTCGTGATGATCGTCGTGGCGGTCGTCGTCAGCATCGCACTGTGGCTCCTGAGTCCATGGCAGCGCACGGCTTTACCAAGCCAACGGCTCCAGTCGTACGTGAAGTGTCTATTCCTGAGACAATCACTGTTGCAGAACTGGCTCAGAAAATGGCAGTCAAGGCGGCTGACGTTATCAAGGCCATGTTCAAGATGGGCTCCATGGTGACCATCAACCAGGTGATTGACCAGGACACTGCTTCCATCGTTGTGGAAGAAATGGGTCACTCCTACAAGCTGACCAAGGCGGACGACATCGAGGATACCCTGGTTGAAGATCAGGTCGATGGTCAGTCCGGCTTTGAAGAGAAACCACGTGCTCCGGTTGTGACCGTAATGGGTCACGTTGACCACGGTAAAACCTCTCTGCTGGACTACATCCGCAAGAGCCGTGTACAGGCTGGCGAAGCTGGTGGTATTACCCAGCACATCGGTGCGTACCACGTAGACACTCCGCGCGGCATGGTGTCCTTCCTGGATACTCCGGGACACGCGGCATTTACCCAGATGCGTGCTCGTGGTGCCAAGGCTACTGACATTGTTATCCTGGTGGTAGCAGCAGACGACGGCGTAATGCCTCAGACCGAGGAAGCGGTTCAGCACGCGAAAGCAGCTGGCGTTCCTCTGGTAGTTGCTGTGAACAAGATGGATAAGGAAGGCGCTGATCCGGATCGCGTGAAGAACGAACTGTCCGCTATGGAAGTGATTCCTGAAGAGTGGGGCGGTGATACTCAGTTCATGCACGTTTCTGCACTGACTGGCCAGGGCATCGATGAACTGCTGGAAGCGGTTGTTCTGCAGGCTGAGGTTCTGGAACTGACTGCTCCGGACGAAGGTCCTGCGAAGGGCGTTGTGGTTGAATCCCGTCTGGATAAAGGTCGTGGTCCGGTTGCAACGGTTCTTGTACAGGGCGGTGAGCTGAATCAGGGTGACAACATCCTGGTAGGTCAGCAGTACGGTCGTGTACGTGCGATGCTGGATGAGAACGGCAAGCCAATCAAGGTAGCTGGTCCTTCTATTCCTGTTGAGATTCTGGGTCTGGACGGTACACCTGAAGCCGGTGATGAAATGCTGGTGGTTAAGGATGAGCGTAAGGCGCGTGAAATCGCCCTGTTCCGTCAAGGCAAGTTCCGTGAAGTTCGTCTGGCTCGTCAGCAGGCTTCCAAGCTGGAGAACATCTTCAACAGCATGGGCTCTGAAGAGAAGAAGACTCTGAACATCGTGCTGAAAGCAGACGTTCGTGGTTCTCTGGAGGCTCTGACCTCTTCTCTGGAAGAGCAGGGTAACGAAGAAGTTCAGGTTAAGGTTATTTCCGGCGGTGTTGGTGGTATTACCGAAACCGACGCTAACCTGGCGCTGGCTTCTAACGCCGTTATTGTCGGCTTCAACGTTCGTGCTGACGCTTCTGCCCGTAAGGTGATTGAAGCCGAAGAACTGGACCTGCGTTACTACAGCGTTATCTACGACATCATCGAAGATGTTAAGAAAGCGCTGGGCGGCATGCTGGGCTCCGACACCCGCGAGCAGATCGTTGGTACCGCTGAAGTACGTGACGTCTTCCGCTCTCCGAAGTTCGGTGCTGTGGCTGGCTGTATGGTTATTGAAGGTACTGTGTACCGCAACGACCGCATCCGTGTACTGCGCGATAACGTGGTTATCTTCGAAGGCGAGCTGGAATCCCTGCGTCGCTTCAAGGACGACGTTCAGGATGTTCGCGAAGGCATGGAGTGTGGTATCGCGGTTAAGTCCTACAACGACGTTAAACCTGGCGACAAGATCGAGGTTTACAAGACCATCGAAGTTCAGCGCACTCTGTAA
- the secG gene encoding preprotein translocase subunit SecG, producing METIILIFHVLAAAGVIGLILIQQGKGAEAGASFGAGASQTVFGSSGSASFLSRTTAILATVFFVTSFSLAMVARQKANTISDAGVPAAVVQQQQAPQTSDAPVAIENTAGGVESDAPVLDSTPVETDEKGQNHENDLPPVQ from the coding sequence ATGGAAACCATAATTCTTATTTTTCATGTTCTTGCCGCTGCTGGTGTGATCGGTCTGATCCTTATCCAGCAGGGCAAGGGTGCTGAGGCCGGTGCCAGTTTTGGTGCCGGCGCGTCACAGACTGTTTTTGGCAGTAGTGGTAGTGCAAGCTTTCTGAGCCGCACAACTGCGATTCTGGCAACAGTGTTTTTTGTGACCAGCTTCTCTCTGGCCATGGTAGCCAGACAGAAGGCGAACACTATCAGCGATGCTGGTGTTCCGGCAGCTGTTGTTCAGCAGCAACAGGCTCCTCAGACTTCTGATGCGCCGGTTGCGATTGAAAACACTGCAGGGGGTGTTGAAAGCGATGCTCCTGTGTTAGACTCTACCCCCGTCGAGACTGACGAGAAGGGTCAGAATCACGAGAATGACCTGCCTCCTGTGCAGTAA
- the glmM gene encoding phosphoglucosamine mutase encodes MGRKFFGTDGIRGRVGEFPINPEFVLKLGWAAGKVLAAEGEGQVLIGKDTRISGYMFESALEAGLSAAGIDVCLTGPMPTPAIAYLTRTFNGQAGIVISASHNPFYDNGIKFFSGNGTKLSDEVEEKIEALLEGDIDVVPSERLGKVTRLDDAAGRYIEYCKASTSHQLDLRGLKLVIDAGHGATYQVGPSVFRELGAEVHAIGVSPDGVNINKNAGSTKPEGLSQVVQELGVDMGIAFDGDGDRVIMVDDKGDIVDGDELLYIIARDRQAHGELKGGVVGTLMTNLGMEKALQKAGIEFDRAKVGDRYVNEMMMEKGWEIGGESSGHVICHNVSTTGDGIVSALQVLKAVVRSGKTLSELRSEMSKYPQTMINVRVKVKADTDQVPAIVEAVKQSEAELADKGRVLLRPSGTEPVIRVMVEGEDAAQVRHQAEKLAKVVESAMV; translated from the coding sequence ATGGGTCGCAAGTTTTTTGGAACGGATGGAATTCGTGGTCGTGTTGGCGAGTTTCCCATTAATCCTGAATTTGTCCTGAAGCTGGGCTGGGCTGCCGGTAAGGTGCTGGCAGCGGAAGGTGAAGGTCAGGTTCTGATTGGTAAGGATACCCGGATTTCCGGTTATATGTTTGAATCAGCCCTGGAGGCAGGCTTGTCTGCGGCAGGCATCGATGTGTGTCTGACGGGGCCTATGCCGACACCAGCCATTGCGTATCTCACCAGAACCTTTAATGGTCAGGCAGGTATCGTCATCAGTGCCTCGCATAATCCATTTTACGACAATGGTATTAAGTTTTTCTCGGGAAATGGTACCAAGCTGTCCGATGAGGTAGAGGAGAAGATTGAAGCCCTGCTGGAAGGTGACATAGACGTTGTGCCTTCTGAAAGGCTTGGCAAGGTGACGCGACTGGACGATGCGGCTGGTCGTTATATCGAGTACTGCAAGGCAAGTACGTCTCATCAGCTCGACCTGAGAGGTTTGAAGCTTGTGATTGACGCCGGACACGGTGCAACCTATCAGGTGGGGCCTTCTGTTTTCCGGGAGCTGGGTGCTGAAGTGCATGCCATTGGTGTTTCACCGGACGGTGTTAATATCAATAAAAACGCAGGCTCCACCAAGCCGGAAGGTCTGTCTCAGGTGGTGCAGGAGCTGGGTGTTGATATGGGTATCGCTTTTGATGGCGATGGTGACCGTGTGATCATGGTAGACGACAAAGGTGATATTGTTGACGGTGATGAGCTGCTCTACATTATTGCCCGTGACCGCCAGGCGCATGGTGAGCTGAAGGGTGGAGTGGTTGGCACTCTGATGACCAATCTCGGCATGGAGAAGGCTCTGCAGAAAGCAGGTATTGAATTTGATCGTGCCAAAGTGGGTGATCGTTACGTTAACGAAATGATGATGGAAAAAGGCTGGGAGATTGGTGGTGAATCTTCTGGTCATGTTATCTGTCACAACGTTTCTACAACGGGTGATGGCATTGTGTCAGCCCTGCAGGTTTTGAAAGCAGTGGTTCGTTCCGGTAAAACGCTTTCAGAATTGCGCTCTGAAATGAGCAAGTACCCACAAACTATGATTAATGTCCGGGTCAAGGTGAAGGCGGATACAGATCAGGTTCCTGCTATCGTTGAAGCCGTTAAACAGTCAGAGGCTGAGCTGGCAGACAAAGGACGGGTGTTGCTGCGTCCCTCCGGTACTGAGCCTGTGATTCGGGTCATGGTTGAAGGTGAAGATGCCGCTCAGGTGCGCCATCAGGCCGAGAAGTTGGCAAAAGTCGTTGAGTCGGCAATGGTCTGA
- the truB gene encoding tRNA pseudouridine(55) synthase TruB: protein MSRRRRSRGRPVDGIVVVNKEKGASSNDVLQRVKRLYGAAKAGHTGSLDPLATGVLPICLGEATKFSQFLLDSDKSYRTVVKLGARTETGDLEGEIVEERPVNVTQSDVEAILEQFRGDIDQVPSMYSALKHNGEPLYKLARQGIVVDRPSRRITIHRLDMLAFNGDSITLEVDCSKGTYIRTLAEDIGEALGCLAHVIELHRVAAGPYREDRMHTLQALEEVRDGGGHAALDELLLPLDTSVSDWPQVRLGQTSSFYITQGQPVQVPQAPISGGVRLYGQEISESGEESFRFLGVGHIDDDGRVAPKRLINTKS, encoded by the coding sequence ATGTCCAGACGCAGACGTAGCCGTGGCCGTCCGGTCGACGGCATTGTTGTCGTAAATAAGGAAAAAGGCGCCAGCTCTAACGACGTATTGCAACGTGTTAAGCGTCTTTATGGAGCGGCCAAGGCGGGTCATACCGGCAGTCTTGACCCTCTGGCAACCGGTGTGTTGCCCATCTGTCTGGGTGAGGCCACCAAGTTTTCCCAGTTTCTGCTGGACTCTGACAAGTCTTACCGTACCGTTGTAAAGCTGGGTGCCCGCACTGAAACCGGTGATCTGGAAGGTGAGATTGTCGAAGAGCGTCCGGTTAATGTCACGCAATCAGACGTTGAAGCCATTCTGGAACAGTTTCGTGGCGACATTGACCAGGTACCGAGCATGTATTCTGCCCTGAAGCACAATGGTGAGCCTCTGTACAAGCTGGCTCGTCAGGGTATTGTGGTGGATCGTCCAAGTCGTCGAATCACCATTCACCGTCTGGATATGCTGGCGTTTAACGGCGACAGCATTACGCTGGAAGTAGATTGCAGTAAGGGTACTTATATCCGGACTCTGGCAGAAGATATTGGTGAGGCTCTGGGCTGTCTGGCGCATGTTATTGAACTGCACCGGGTGGCGGCAGGTCCTTACCGTGAAGACCGGATGCACACGCTGCAAGCATTGGAAGAAGTACGTGATGGTGGTGGTCATGCGGCTCTGGATGAGCTGCTGTTGCCGCTGGATACTTCTGTCAGTGACTGGCCTCAGGTTCGTCTGGGACAGACCAGTAGTTTCTATATCACTCAGGGGCAGCCGGTTCAGGTACCTCAGGCACCGATAAGCGGCGGTGTTCGTCTTTACGGGCAGGAGATATCCGAGTCTGGTGAAGAGAGTTTCCGCTTTCTGGGTGTGGGGCATATTGACGACGATGGGCGTGTAGCGCCGAAGCGTTTGATCAATACCAAGTCCTGA
- the folP gene encoding dihydropteroate synthase, translating into MTKLNCAGRILDFNRTRIMGILNVTPDSFYSGSRYQDMDTILRVADAMVNDGVDIFDVGGESTRPGADGEGVACEMELERVLPVVEALNARFDKVVSVDTSSALVMTETAKVGAGIINDVRALHREGALQAAAQTGLPVVLMHSLVDQPEPGFVPCYENVASEVCQYLLNRVSDCEAAGIQRDRIILDPGFGGGMFGKTPKQNLSLLKHMDGLAESGFPVLAGLSRKSFMQVQLDKPAADLLSGSLAVALMAVQAGARIIRVHDVAETRDVVTMLEAVQQAE; encoded by the coding sequence ATGACTAAGCTGAATTGCGCTGGCCGAATCCTTGATTTCAACCGTACCCGGATCATGGGTATTCTTAATGTTACCCCGGACTCTTTTTATTCAGGTAGTCGCTACCAGGATATGGATACTATCCTGCGTGTCGCTGACGCCATGGTGAACGACGGCGTTGATATATTTGATGTTGGTGGTGAGTCTACCCGGCCCGGCGCTGACGGAGAAGGAGTTGCCTGTGAGATGGAGCTGGAACGAGTACTTCCGGTTGTGGAAGCTCTGAATGCCCGGTTTGATAAGGTGGTTTCAGTGGACACCAGCTCTGCATTGGTGATGACTGAAACCGCTAAAGTCGGTGCTGGCATTATAAATGATGTACGTGCGTTGCATCGGGAAGGTGCTTTACAGGCAGCGGCGCAAACCGGTCTTCCGGTGGTGTTGATGCACTCGCTGGTTGATCAGCCTGAACCGGGGTTTGTTCCCTGTTATGAGAATGTAGCCAGTGAGGTCTGTCAGTATTTGTTGAACCGGGTGTCTGATTGTGAGGCAGCCGGTATTCAGAGGGATCGAATTATTCTTGATCCGGGTTTTGGTGGTGGCATGTTTGGCAAAACCCCGAAGCAGAATCTCAGCTTGCTGAAGCATATGGACGGACTCGCGGAGTCAGGTTTTCCTGTTCTGGCTGGTCTTTCCCGTAAGTCATTTATGCAGGTGCAGCTTGATAAACCGGCTGCTGATCTGTTGTCCGGCAGTCTGGCGGTGGCGCTGATGGCTGTTCAGGCTGGAGCGCGCATCATCCGGGTACATGATGTTGCCGAAACCAGGGATGTTGTGACTATGCTCGAAGCGGTTCAGCAGGCAGAGTAA
- the tpiA gene encoding triose-phosphate isomerase → MRQPLVAGNWKMNGSSDSNRKLLEELVSGLETKAEVLVCPPAVYAQQVRDQLAGSIVKTGLQNVSEQSSGAFTGETSPLMVKDLGIEYVIIGHSERRTLFGETDEIVAAKFNALVDQGIVPILCVGETLEEREAGDTMSVVASQIEVVLRAAGPERLANFVIAYEPVWAIGTGLTATPEQAQEVHAEIRKLLAEHDADMAAKTRILYGGSMKAANAAELIALPDVDGGLVGGASLVAEEFKAICHAAG, encoded by the coding sequence ATGCGTCAGCCACTCGTAGCCGGTAACTGGAAGATGAATGGCTCTTCCGACAGTAACCGTAAATTGCTTGAGGAACTGGTTTCCGGTCTGGAAACTAAAGCCGAAGTTCTGGTATGTCCTCCGGCTGTCTACGCTCAGCAGGTTCGTGATCAACTGGCTGGTTCCATCGTTAAGACTGGTCTGCAGAATGTATCTGAGCAGTCTTCCGGTGCGTTTACTGGTGAAACTTCGCCTCTGATGGTTAAGGATCTCGGTATTGAGTATGTGATCATTGGTCACTCCGAGCGTCGCACCCTGTTTGGTGAGACTGACGAAATCGTAGCTGCGAAGTTCAACGCTCTGGTTGATCAGGGTATCGTTCCTATCCTGTGTGTAGGCGAGACTCTGGAAGAGCGCGAAGCAGGCGACACTATGAGTGTGGTTGCTTCACAAATTGAGGTTGTGCTGCGGGCTGCAGGTCCGGAGCGTCTGGCAAACTTTGTGATCGCTTATGAGCCTGTATGGGCTATTGGCACTGGTTTGACTGCAACTCCTGAACAGGCGCAGGAAGTACACGCTGAGATTCGTAAGCTGTTGGCTGAACATGATGCTGATATGGCTGCGAAGACTCGAATCCTGTACGGTGGTAGTATGAAAGCTGCCAATGCTGCCGAGCTGATCGCGCTTCCTGATGTGGATGGTGGTCTTGTAGGTGGTGCGTCACTGGTTGCTGAAGAATTCAAGGCGATCTGTCACGCTGCGGGATAG